From Gimesia panareensis, the proteins below share one genomic window:
- a CDS encoding anion transporter, with protein sequence MNTFVVLVYIAVYLSMLLGGIPGLRVDRTGAALLGAILLLAGRGISEEQALTAIDVPTLALLFGLMVVSAQFQLGGFYGYVMQRVVMYDMPPTTLLAAVIALTGALSAILTNDVVCLAVAPLLSRLCLNKHLNPVPFLLALACAANIGSAATLIGNPQNILIGESLQLSFNRYLLVATPPCLAGLALVWWIIVKVYRDQWMIEPGEGTTEDDRPFDRWQTLKGAVILFLLIVCFMFAPWPRELLALSAAGVLLLSRTFYSRNVMGLVDWPLLVLFISLFIVNQAFQLAGGMDWLMSHARSAGISLDEPMPLFLGTAVLSNLVSNVPAIMLLLPVVEGDSMGALLALSSTLAGNFIIVGSVANIIVVEAARQVGIKISFRTHAKVGIPVTLTSLLVAGGWLWLVT encoded by the coding sequence ATGAATACCTTTGTGGTTCTGGTTTATATCGCCGTCTATTTAAGCATGCTGCTGGGGGGCATCCCCGGTTTACGCGTGGACCGTACCGGTGCTGCACTGTTGGGGGCGATTCTGCTGCTGGCCGGGCGCGGAATTTCAGAGGAACAGGCTCTCACTGCCATCGATGTGCCGACTCTGGCACTGCTCTTCGGGCTGATGGTTGTCTCCGCCCAGTTTCAACTGGGAGGCTTTTACGGCTACGTGATGCAGCGCGTGGTGATGTATGACATGCCGCCCACGACGCTGCTGGCTGCCGTGATTGCTCTGACGGGCGCACTCAGCGCCATCCTGACTAACGATGTGGTCTGTCTGGCGGTTGCGCCGCTGCTGTCCCGGCTCTGTCTCAACAAACATCTGAACCCGGTCCCGTTTCTGCTGGCCCTGGCATGTGCCGCGAATATCGGCAGTGCCGCTACCCTGATTGGGAACCCGCAGAATATTCTGATTGGTGAATCACTGCAGCTCTCGTTTAATCGTTACCTGCTGGTTGCAACGCCTCCCTGTCTGGCGGGTTTGGCGCTGGTCTGGTGGATCATTGTGAAAGTCTACCGGGATCAATGGATGATTGAACCAGGGGAGGGGACTACGGAGGACGATAGACCTTTCGATCGCTGGCAGACGTTGAAGGGAGCCGTGATCCTGTTTCTGTTAATCGTGTGTTTCATGTTCGCCCCCTGGCCGCGGGAGCTACTGGCCCTTTCCGCTGCCGGCGTGTTGCTGCTCAGCCGGACTTTCTATTCACGAAATGTGATGGGGCTGGTGGACTGGCCGCTGCTGGTATTGTTTATCAGCCTGTTCATCGTCAACCAGGCATTTCAACTGGCCGGTGGAATGGACTGGCTGATGTCCCACGCTCGCTCAGCCGGTATCTCACTGGATGAACCGATGCCTTTGTTTCTGGGGACCGCTGTGTTGAGTAATCTGGTTTCGAATGTGCCCGCAATCATGTTGCTGCTCCCGGTTGTCGAAGGGGACAGCATGGGAGCACTCCTGGCATTGAGCAGCACCCTGGCGGGCAATTTTATCATTGTCGGCAGTGTAGCGAATATTATTGTCGTGGAAGCGGCCCGGCAGGTAGGGATTAAAATCAGCTTTCGGACGCATGCGAAGGTGGGGATCCCCGTAACGCTGACCAGCCTGCTCGTCGCAGGGGGCTGGCTCTGGCTGGTGACCTGA
- a CDS encoding cation:proton antiporter codes for MSEHAILSLSFILLAGIVCQWLAWRVKYPAIIFLLAAGIMAGPVMDWLEPDELFGDLLFPFVSLAVAVILFEGSLTLKLQNIPGLERVIRNLITIGAFISWMGTALATRFLLDFSWNVSFLFGALMVVTGPTVITPLLRTVRPKENVAHILQWEGILIDPLGAILAVLVFEFILAGGVEGGFAAGLFVFGKMVLIGVLFGAVSGYCFAFLLKKYWIPQYLQNFAALALVCTVFAVSNLFEAESGLLSVTVLGIWLANTKGLELEDILDFKESLSILLISMLFIILAARMDLSAFHDLGWPAVAVFGVIQFVIRPVSVHLCALGSKLTMKERHLLSWIAPRGIVAAAISALFAIKLETAGYPFAAAMVPLTFMVIIGTVLLQSMTAGPLARFLNVAEPEPNGFLIVGANRLAQIIALELQKNGIRTFLTDQNWSSVTEARLKGLSAYWGNPVSEHAERNINLIGIGHLLAVSPQIELNALAAHYYRLEFAPEHIFTIRNSEPTAGKAEAKTEFKYGGRTVFGDSLNYQDLSRMLEQGAEMKTTLLTEEFSFEDYLAQTDEERVPLFAIDTGNQVQVFTAEADFQPKAGWKIMSLAEVVPIEA; via the coding sequence ATGAGCGAACACGCCATTTTATCCCTGTCTTTTATTCTGCTGGCCGGCATTGTGTGTCAGTGGCTCGCCTGGCGGGTGAAGTATCCCGCGATTATCTTTCTGCTGGCAGCCGGGATTATGGCCGGTCCGGTGATGGACTGGCTGGAACCGGATGAACTGTTCGGCGATCTGTTGTTTCCATTCGTCTCCCTGGCGGTCGCAGTGATCCTGTTTGAGGGAAGCCTGACGCTGAAACTGCAGAATATTCCCGGCCTGGAACGGGTGATTCGCAACCTGATTACGATCGGTGCATTTATCTCCTGGATGGGAACAGCCCTGGCGACGCGGTTCTTGCTTGATTTTTCCTGGAACGTTTCATTTCTGTTCGGGGCGCTGATGGTGGTGACCGGGCCAACTGTGATTACGCCGCTGTTAAGAACCGTACGGCCCAAAGAAAACGTGGCCCACATCCTGCAGTGGGAGGGCATTCTGATCGATCCCCTCGGGGCGATTCTGGCGGTGCTGGTATTCGAGTTCATCCTGGCGGGGGGCGTGGAAGGGGGCTTCGCGGCGGGGCTCTTCGTGTTTGGTAAGATGGTGTTGATCGGAGTGCTGTTTGGGGCGGTCAGTGGTTACTGCTTCGCATTTCTGTTGAAGAAATACTGGATTCCACAGTACCTGCAGAACTTTGCGGCGCTGGCACTGGTCTGTACGGTGTTTGCGGTTTCGAACCTGTTCGAAGCGGAATCGGGGTTGCTTTCGGTAACGGTGCTGGGGATCTGGCTGGCGAATACGAAAGGGCTGGAACTGGAGGACATTCTGGACTTCAAAGAGAGTCTGAGTATCCTGTTGATTTCGATGCTGTTTATCATCCTCGCGGCCCGCATGGATCTGAGTGCGTTCCACGATTTAGGCTGGCCCGCGGTCGCCGTGTTTGGAGTGATTCAATTTGTCATTCGTCCGGTGAGTGTGCATCTCTGTGCCCTGGGATCGAAACTGACGATGAAAGAACGGCACCTGTTGTCGTGGATCGCTCCCCGAGGGATCGTGGCAGCAGCGATCTCAGCCCTGTTTGCGATCAAGTTGGAGACCGCCGGTTATCCGTTTGCGGCTGCGATGGTTCCGCTGACGTTTATGGTGATTATCGGGACGGTGCTGCTGCAGAGTATGACGGCCGGTCCGCTGGCGCGATTTTTGAATGTGGCAGAACCTGAGCCGAACGGCTTCCTGATTGTGGGAGCGAACCGCCTGGCACAGATCATCGCGTTGGAACTGCAGAAGAACGGCATCCGCACCTTTCTGACTGACCAGAACTGGTCTTCGGTCACGGAAGCACGCCTGAAAGGACTCTCGGCTTACTGGGGGAATCCGGTGTCGGAGCATGCGGAGCGGAATATCAACCTGATCGGCATCGGTCATCTGCTGGCAGTCTCTCCCCAGATTGAACTGAATGCGCTGGCGGCTCATTATTATCGGTTGGAATTTGCACCGGAACATATTTTTACGATCCGGAATTCCGAACCCACTGCAGGTAAAGCGGAGGCGAAGACCGAGTTTAAATATGGTGGCCGCACCGTCTTTGGCGATTCGCTGAATTATCAGGACTTGAGCCGGATGCTGGAGCAGGGGGCGGAGATGAAAACCACGCTGCTGACGGAAGAATTTTCCTTTGAAGATTATCTGGCACAGACTGACGAAGAGCGGGTGCCCCTGTTCGCGATTGATACCGGCAACCAGGTGCAGGTCTTTACGGCTGAGGCTGACTTCCAACCGAAGGCGGGCTGGAAAATTATGAGCCTGGCGGAAGTGGTGCCGATCGAAGCCTGA
- the cls gene encoding cardiolipin synthase: MSITSIVVETHILIEILVIIRVILRPHREPTSRLAWIVVIATVPVAGILAYLLLGEVNIGRRRVARMQRVLARLPRYKAPHDECDHPSLPQVPERYTHLFRVGKSISTFEAAGGNQARLLPDSNAVIDEMVRDIDAARKHVHLLFYIWLPDNNGCKVVEALKRAAARGVKCRAMADGLGSRLMIRSAHWREMSQAGVDVAIALPIGNPLKRMLIGRIDLRNHRKIVVIDGHITYCGSQNCSDAEFRIKAKFAPWVDAVVRFEGPIAHQNQYLFISDWMTYFDEDLTDLLENTVPSFEHGLPAQVIGTGPTVRNSAMPEMFTALIHTARKELVITTPYYVPNEPLQEALCATAYRGVDTRIIFPAHNDSRFVAAASRSYYRELLEAGVKIYEYSGGLLHAKTLTFDGDITLIGSANMDRRSFDLNYENNILYYDPKMTAAVRERQEQYLAAATEVTLEDIDGWSMTRRFWNNSVAMLGPVL; this comes from the coding sequence ATGAGCATCACCAGTATCGTGGTGGAAACACACATCCTGATCGAGATTCTGGTGATTATTCGCGTGATTCTGCGTCCCCACCGAGAGCCCACGTCCCGTCTGGCCTGGATCGTCGTAATTGCGACAGTGCCGGTCGCGGGAATCCTGGCCTATCTGCTGCTTGGAGAGGTCAACATCGGTCGGCGCCGTGTCGCCCGCATGCAACGGGTTCTCGCTCGCCTGCCCCGGTATAAAGCACCCCATGACGAATGCGATCACCCCTCGCTCCCCCAGGTCCCCGAACGCTATACGCACCTCTTTCGCGTGGGAAAATCGATCAGCACTTTCGAAGCAGCCGGAGGCAATCAGGCCCGACTGCTGCCCGATTCCAACGCGGTCATTGACGAAATGGTCCGCGATATCGATGCCGCCCGGAAACACGTGCATCTGCTGTTTTATATCTGGCTCCCCGATAATAACGGCTGCAAGGTGGTCGAAGCCCTCAAGCGGGCCGCCGCCCGAGGTGTCAAATGCCGCGCCATGGCCGACGGACTGGGCTCGCGGCTGATGATTCGATCTGCACACTGGCGGGAGATGAGCCAGGCTGGTGTCGACGTGGCCATCGCTTTACCGATCGGAAATCCGCTGAAGCGCATGCTGATCGGCCGCATCGACCTGCGCAATCACCGCAAGATTGTCGTGATCGATGGACACATCACCTATTGCGGCAGCCAGAACTGTTCCGATGCCGAATTTCGTATCAAGGCGAAATTTGCCCCCTGGGTCGATGCCGTAGTGCGGTTCGAAGGCCCGATTGCCCACCAGAATCAGTATTTGTTTATCAGCGACTGGATGACCTACTTTGATGAAGACCTGACTGACTTGCTGGAAAATACCGTCCCCTCGTTCGAGCATGGCCTGCCCGCCCAGGTGATCGGCACCGGCCCGACGGTCCGCAATTCCGCGATGCCTGAAATGTTCACAGCACTGATTCACACGGCCCGTAAAGAACTGGTCATCACGACCCCCTATTATGTCCCCAACGAACCTCTGCAGGAAGCCCTGTGTGCCACGGCCTATCGGGGCGTGGATACGCGGATTATTTTCCCCGCCCACAATGACTCCCGTTTCGTGGCTGCCGCCAGCCGCAGCTATTACCGGGAACTGCTGGAAGCGGGTGTGAAGATTTATGAATATTCCGGCGGCCTGCTGCACGCCAAGACGCTGACCTTCGATGGCGACATCACGCTGATCGGATCGGCCAACATGGACCGCCGCAGCTTTGACCTCAACTACGAAAACAACATCCTGTACTACGATCCGAAAATGACTGCTGCAGTGCGGGAGCGTCAGGAACAGTACCTGGCCGCCGCCACCGAAGTGACACTGGAGGACATCGACGGCTGGTCAATGACACGCCGCTTCTGGAATAACTCAGTCGCGATGCTCGGTCCCGTGCTTTGA
- a CDS encoding efflux RND transporter periplasmic adaptor subunit codes for MMKAGASHKFISILFRVLLYGIGFVALILLIAWLSGMFEEKVPSDWEERGVRRHTSEPTTEVHEVTKPYVEEAVGTLKASSRTIVASKVLATIDKIYVKAGDQVSKGQPLIDLDAKEYQARLSQAKQGLAAASANREDAEKEFQRAETLKKKNVVTKSEYDRAMRELQVAQAEELRAKQQVTEAEILLSYTKIKAVRNGRIVDRLAEPGDIANPGTPLLVLYDATSLRLEAPVMERLAVKLKPGDELKVYVDALNKTFDATIDEIVPQADAPSRSFLVKASLPRSEDLYEGMFGRLLIPAGSRKHLCLDMDAIDRIGQLEFVDVVKPDGTLERRYIKTGQVGLPGRQEVLSGLQAGDQVILRKKSSPAEEKQHDGE; via the coding sequence ATGATGAAAGCGGGAGCGTCTCACAAGTTCATATCGATCCTGTTCCGCGTGCTGTTATACGGCATCGGATTTGTGGCACTCATTCTGTTGATTGCCTGGCTGTCCGGGATGTTTGAAGAGAAAGTCCCTTCGGACTGGGAGGAACGCGGTGTGCGACGGCATACCAGCGAGCCGACCACCGAAGTGCACGAGGTGACCAAGCCGTATGTGGAAGAAGCGGTAGGGACCTTGAAAGCCTCCAGCCGCACAATTGTCGCATCGAAAGTGCTGGCCACGATCGACAAAATCTACGTCAAAGCCGGGGATCAGGTCAGTAAAGGTCAGCCGCTGATTGATCTGGACGCCAAGGAATATCAGGCCCGTTTGAGCCAGGCGAAGCAGGGGCTGGCGGCAGCTTCGGCGAACCGGGAAGATGCGGAAAAAGAGTTCCAGCGCGCCGAAACGCTGAAGAAGAAAAATGTGGTCACGAAGTCGGAATACGACCGGGCGATGCGGGAACTGCAGGTGGCACAGGCCGAGGAACTGCGGGCGAAGCAGCAGGTTACGGAAGCGGAGATTCTGCTCTCTTATACGAAAATCAAAGCGGTCCGGAACGGTCGGATCGTCGATCGACTGGCCGAGCCCGGAGACATCGCCAACCCGGGAACGCCACTTCTGGTATTGTATGACGCCACCTCACTGAGACTGGAGGCTCCCGTGATGGAGCGCCTGGCGGTAAAACTGAAGCCGGGAGATGAGCTCAAGGTCTATGTAGATGCGTTGAACAAAACCTTCGATGCCACCATTGATGAGATCGTGCCCCAGGCCGATGCCCCCAGCCGGTCGTTTCTGGTGAAAGCGAGTCTGCCCCGTTCCGAAGACCTTTATGAAGGAATGTTCGGACGACTGCTGATTCCAGCAGGCAGCAGGAAACATCTCTGTCTGGATATGGATGCCATCGACCGCATCGGCCAACTGGAATTCGTGGATGTGGTCAAACCGGACGGGACCCTGGAACGCCGCTACATCAAAACCGGACAGGTAGGCCTTCCGGGACGGCAGGAAGTGTTGAGCGGACTGCAGGCGGGAGATCAGGTGATTCTCAGGAAGAAGTCATCCCCGGCGGAGGAGAAGCAGCACGATGGCGAATGA
- a CDS encoding sialidase family protein, which translates to MHAHRREFLKTSLALSLAGAGSLCQVQVEASAAKRPLLKPVHEEIVCSWTAAHPRHDHQLIFPLDEKRLMLVWSEYYNKSPQPAQKKGFSGINDHVACQISSLISEDQGRSWGGRRVLQANEWKHNVKHPNLVRLSEQEILFSYVGWDSPTARNVFLRRSTDNGQTWGSQQQISEPGWYCCNADHALRLSSGRVLIPAHGPYAKKYIGGTSYKGGDLHSFVFYSDDGFRTWKRSANSMTAPGRGCHEPAIVELKEGRLLCFLRNTNQCLYQSISEDGGEHWSQPVPTELPSPEAPSIVKRIPSTGDLLLIWNHVASRSNWPRTPLTAAISQDEGKTWCHFKDVDNRTNYDAAYPSVTFVGDEALIAYYSRSTKWKRDSEVTLKIIPVKQFYT; encoded by the coding sequence ATGCACGCTCACCGCCGCGAGTTTTTGAAAACATCACTGGCACTCTCACTTGCCGGGGCCGGTTCACTGTGTCAGGTCCAGGTAGAGGCATCTGCTGCAAAGCGGCCACTCCTGAAGCCGGTGCATGAGGAAATCGTCTGCTCCTGGACTGCCGCTCATCCGCGTCACGACCATCAATTGATCTTCCCGCTGGATGAAAAGCGGCTGATGCTGGTCTGGTCGGAGTATTACAACAAATCTCCGCAACCGGCTCAGAAGAAAGGTTTCTCCGGTATCAACGATCATGTCGCCTGCCAGATCAGCTCGCTGATTTCTGAAGATCAAGGTCGCAGTTGGGGCGGCCGTCGAGTGTTGCAGGCGAACGAATGGAAGCATAACGTCAAACATCCGAACCTGGTGCGGCTGTCGGAGCAGGAGATTCTGTTTTCATATGTGGGCTGGGACAGCCCGACGGCACGGAACGTGTTTCTACGCCGATCTACTGATAATGGTCAGACGTGGGGATCTCAGCAGCAGATTTCGGAACCGGGCTGGTACTGCTGCAACGCCGACCATGCCCTGCGGTTGAGTTCCGGTCGCGTGCTGATTCCGGCACATGGGCCCTACGCGAAAAAATACATCGGCGGGACCTCATACAAAGGGGGGGACCTGCATTCGTTTGTTTTTTATTCGGATGATGGCTTTCGGACCTGGAAGCGGAGTGCCAACAGCATGACGGCACCGGGTCGAGGCTGCCATGAGCCTGCGATAGTGGAACTCAAAGAGGGACGGTTGCTCTGTTTTCTGCGGAATACGAACCAGTGTCTGTACCAGAGTATTTCTGAGGATGGTGGTGAGCACTGGAGTCAGCCGGTCCCGACGGAATTGCCTTCCCCGGAAGCACCCTCAATTGTGAAACGGATTCCCTCCACGGGGGACCTGCTGCTGATCTGGAACCATGTGGCGTCCCGTAGTAACTGGCCGCGGACTCCGCTTACAGCGGCAATCTCTCAGGACGAGGGGAAAACATGGTGCCATTTCAAAGATGTCGACAATCGGACCAATTATGATGCGGCGTATCCTTCCGTCACGTTCGTAGGTGACGAAGCGCTGATCGCCTATTATTCACGTTCGACGAAGTGGAAACGGGATTCGGAGGTGACACTCAAAATCATTCCGGTCAAGCAGTTTTATACCTGA
- a CDS encoding efflux RND transporter permease subunit yields MANENDVKSAESTSFLTRIVEVFLRGDVAIMLVVVSLMLGIASLWLTPREEEPQIVVPMADVFVSAPGLSAEEVEAQVTDRLEKLLYQIDGVEYVYSMSQPGQCVVTVRFFVGEDREDSLVKLYNKIHSSTDLIPPGVKSWVVKPVEVDDVPIVIATLWSDQPEVYGDHELRRIAEQLQHKLQAIENTNRVEVVGGRPRRIRVELNPQKLAAYHTSPLQISQALQVSNILVRSGEFEQQNEEFIVETGTFIKNISDLENIVVNVAGERPVYLKNVAQVIDGPAEVESYTWIGFGAADKAHASQDQLYPAVHLSVAKRKGTNAVWVADAVEKKLEMLSKSHFPTGVHFRITRDYGETANEKVNDLVEALIVAVITVIALIGVVIGWRAALVIALAIPVCYSLTLFVNLLTGYTINRVTMFALILALGLLVDDPITDVENIARYFSMKILPPRQSVLRAVQEVRPALILSTLAIIVSFLPLAFITGMMGPYMAPMALNVPLTVTFSTVVAFVITPWLSLVALRRLVESEVENEQAYDLTRMPLYRLSRAVLQPILSRRLYCWGVLMGILLLLVGAMVLPILRLVPVKMLPYDNKNEFQIVLDLPEGTTLERTDAVAKQIGQYLSGVSEVRDYEIFSGLASPMDFNGMVRHYFLRKGANVAEIRVNLIDKAKRVQQSHEILLRLREPLKKLSDSLDVNLKLVEVPPGPPVLSTITAEVYGPEDGTYAEMIDVARGVEQRLIQEEAVVDVDVSAEADQVRWLFETDKPKAALSGISTQTIAETIRVALEGDRATVLHLPHEVDPLWIELRLPRARRSAIDDLEELYVQGNSGQIVQLGSLGKFVKTLDDKTIYHKNLKRVVYVYAEVAGRPPADAILDLEADRNLLETERPAETIALESRTWFSPGAGIPWSVPAGYTVDWAGEGEWKITLDVFRDLGIAFAAALLSIFVILMFQTGSRILPILIMLAIPLTLIGILPGFWLLNVLMNVPIGGHANPVFFTATAMIGMIALAGIVVRNSVVLIDFIHLAEKEGFPLQEAVIRSVAVRTRPILLTAGTTLLANWVITLDPVFSGLAWAIIFGIVTSTLFTLIVIPVTYWLIYRPRTEAPAKP; encoded by the coding sequence ATGGCGAATGAGAATGATGTGAAGTCCGCAGAGTCGACCTCATTTCTGACCCGCATCGTCGAAGTTTTTCTGCGGGGGGATGTGGCGATTATGCTGGTGGTCGTCTCGTTAATGCTGGGCATCGCCTCGCTCTGGTTAACGCCCCGGGAAGAAGAGCCTCAGATCGTAGTGCCGATGGCGGATGTCTTCGTTTCGGCTCCCGGACTGTCGGCAGAGGAAGTCGAAGCACAGGTCACCGATCGCCTGGAGAAGCTGTTATACCAGATCGACGGCGTGGAATATGTCTATTCCATGTCTCAGCCCGGCCAGTGTGTGGTGACGGTCCGCTTCTTCGTGGGGGAAGACCGCGAAGATTCCCTGGTGAAGCTCTATAACAAAATACATTCTTCCACCGATCTGATTCCACCGGGAGTCAAGTCGTGGGTGGTCAAGCCGGTGGAAGTGGATGATGTGCCGATCGTGATTGCCACGCTCTGGAGTGACCAGCCTGAAGTTTACGGCGATCATGAACTGCGGCGGATTGCAGAACAGCTGCAGCACAAACTGCAGGCGATTGAGAATACAAACCGCGTGGAAGTGGTGGGAGGACGTCCCCGGCGAATCCGCGTGGAACTGAACCCCCAGAAGCTGGCCGCCTATCACACCTCGCCTTTACAGATCAGCCAGGCGCTGCAGGTCAGTAACATCCTGGTGCGGAGTGGTGAGTTCGAGCAGCAGAATGAAGAGTTCATCGTCGAGACCGGCACCTTCATCAAAAATATTTCCGACCTGGAAAATATCGTCGTCAATGTCGCCGGGGAGCGACCCGTCTATCTGAAGAATGTAGCACAGGTGATCGATGGACCGGCGGAAGTCGAAAGCTATACCTGGATCGGTTTCGGAGCCGCAGACAAGGCACATGCCAGTCAGGATCAGTTGTATCCCGCGGTGCACCTGTCGGTCGCCAAACGCAAGGGAACCAATGCGGTCTGGGTGGCGGATGCGGTGGAGAAAAAACTGGAAATGCTGTCGAAAAGCCATTTTCCGACCGGCGTGCATTTTCGGATTACCCGCGACTACGGTGAGACGGCCAATGAAAAAGTAAACGATCTGGTGGAAGCGCTGATCGTGGCTGTGATCACGGTGATTGCGCTGATCGGGGTGGTGATCGGCTGGCGGGCGGCCCTGGTGATCGCGCTGGCGATTCCCGTCTGTTACAGCCTGACGTTGTTCGTGAATCTGCTGACCGGTTACACGATTAACCGGGTGACAATGTTTGCCTTGATCCTGGCTTTGGGACTGCTGGTCGACGATCCGATTACGGATGTGGAAAACATCGCCCGCTATTTTTCCATGAAAATTCTCCCTCCTCGTCAATCCGTGCTCCGCGCGGTTCAGGAAGTACGTCCCGCCTTGATTCTGTCGACCCTGGCGATCATCGTCAGTTTTCTCCCGCTGGCCTTTATTACCGGGATGATGGGGCCTTATATGGCGCCCATGGCGCTGAATGTCCCTTTGACGGTGACGTTTTCCACAGTAGTCGCGTTTGTAATTACTCCCTGGCTGTCCCTGGTCGCACTTCGCAGGCTGGTGGAATCCGAGGTAGAGAACGAGCAGGCCTACGATCTGACCCGCATGCCTCTCTATCGGCTCTCGCGTGCTGTGCTGCAGCCCATTCTTTCACGACGCCTCTATTGCTGGGGCGTGTTAATGGGGATCCTGTTGCTGCTGGTGGGAGCGATGGTTCTGCCCATCCTGCGACTGGTGCCAGTGAAGATGCTGCCTTACGATAATAAAAACGAATTTCAAATCGTGCTCGATCTGCCGGAAGGGACCACGCTGGAACGGACCGATGCCGTCGCGAAACAGATCGGCCAGTATCTGAGTGGCGTCTCCGAAGTGCGGGACTATGAGATCTTTTCGGGGCTGGCTTCCCCGATGGACTTCAACGGCATGGTCAGGCATTACTTTCTCAGGAAAGGGGCGAATGTCGCTGAGATCCGTGTCAACCTGATCGACAAAGCCAAGCGTGTGCAGCAGTCACACGAAATACTGTTGCGCCTGCGGGAACCTTTGAAAAAACTGTCCGACTCGCTGGATGTCAATCTGAAACTGGTCGAAGTGCCTCCCGGTCCGCCGGTGTTGTCGACAATCACGGCGGAAGTTTATGGCCCCGAGGATGGGACCTACGCGGAAATGATCGATGTGGCCCGTGGTGTGGAGCAACGACTGATTCAGGAGGAGGCTGTGGTCGATGTAGACGTGAGTGCCGAAGCGGATCAGGTTCGCTGGTTGTTTGAAACAGATAAACCCAAGGCAGCTTTGTCCGGAATTTCGACTCAGACGATTGCTGAGACGATCCGCGTGGCACTGGAAGGGGACCGGGCGACAGTGCTGCATCTGCCTCACGAGGTGGATCCCCTCTGGATTGAACTCAGGCTGCCGCGTGCCCGTCGTTCGGCTATCGATGATCTGGAAGAACTCTATGTGCAGGGTAACAGCGGACAGATCGTCCAACTGGGATCGCTCGGAAAGTTTGTTAAAACGCTGGATGACAAAACGATCTACCATAAGAATCTGAAACGCGTGGTCTACGTGTATGCGGAAGTCGCCGGTCGTCCCCCTGCGGATGCGATCCTGGATCTGGAGGCAGATCGAAACCTGTTGGAAACAGAGCGACCGGCTGAGACGATTGCCCTGGAATCACGGACCTGGTTCTCTCCGGGAGCCGGCATTCCCTGGTCTGTGCCCGCGGGATATACGGTCGACTGGGCCGGTGAAGGAGAATGGAAGATTACCCTGGATGTCTTTCGCGACCTGGGGATCGCATTCGCTGCAGCATTGCTCAGTATCTTTGTGATTCTGATGTTTCAGACCGGCTCACGGATTCTGCCGATCCTGATCATGCTGGCGATTCCGTTGACGCTGATCGGGATTCTCCCCGGCTTCTGGCTGTTGAACGTGCTGATGAATGTGCCGATCGGAGGTCATGCAAACCCGGTCTTTTTCACAGCGACCGCGATGATCGGGATGATTGCCCTGGCGGGGATTGTGGTCCGTAATTCCGTTGTACTGATCGATTTCATTCACCTGGCGGAAAAAGAGGGTTTCCCGTTACAGGAAGCCGTCATTCGTTCGGTTGCCGTGCGGACACGGCCCATTCTGCTGACGGCAGGCACCACGCTGCTGGCGAACTGGGTGATCACGCTGGATCCGGTCTTTTCCGGTCTGGCGTGGGCCATCATCTTCGGTATCGTCACTTCAACGCTGTTTACGCTGATCGTGATTCCGGTGACCTACTGGCTGATTTATCGGCCCCGGACTGAGGCGCCTGCGAAACCCTGA